A genome region from Cucurbita pepo subsp. pepo cultivar mu-cu-16 chromosome LG02, ASM280686v2, whole genome shotgun sequence includes the following:
- the LOC111788095 gene encoding uncharacterized protein LOC111788095 produces the protein MAWGSIYRRRMRVFTLALVIYLDYKALEQREKWISKSKRSALWEKAHERNAKRSLSLIIELEGLWVKFGQYLSTRADVIPDAYIRLLKQLQDSLPPRPLQEVRQTIQKELGKPISDLFTNFVEAPLATASIAQVHRATLLDGREVVIKVQHEGVKAVILEDLKNAKAVVDWIGWAEPQYDFNPIIDEWCREAPKELDFNLEAENTRTVSRNLGCTNESDGNEVLGTVNVSIPEVIQSTEKVLILEYMDGIRLNDAADLEAYGIDKHKIVEEITRAYAHQIYVDGFFNGDPHPGNFLISKEPPHRPILLDFGLTKKLPCTMKLALAKMFLAAAEGDHVALLSSFAEMGLKLHLDVPEQAMAVTNVFFRAATAAKESHETFKAAAEQRSKNLKEIQEKMKLNHKEAKRFNPVDAFPSDIIIFARVLNLLRGLSSLMDVRTVYLDIMRPFAEYVLQASISKEPNVNDQWIWRTPIHSDVEDKLRQLLIKLGNENKILGIQVCAYKDGEVIIDTAAGVMGKYDPRPVQPDTLFPVFSVTKGITAGMLHWLVDNGKLKFEENIANIWPEFGSNGKDIIKVYQVLNHTSGLHNATVNVRENPSLICDWDECLNCMAKSVPETEPGQEQVYHYLSYGWLCGGIIEHATGKKFQEILEEALVNPLHIQGELYIGIPPGVESRLATLTPDLNDLQNISGIDPSELPSTFQPTMIAQLASTLAPLFNMLNTRRAVIPAANGHCSARALARYYAALAGGGVIPPPHSSASQPALGSHPHIPKFPSENSKKQKASRTKDIHANLNNDHQKNLNSTETDANGGLFRNTSNTGYTRLLDNSSSSNANDPSTRADSRHGTTAKKFVGKMFKDPRIHDAFLGIGKYENFAIPNGKFGLGFSRLRSDEGSFIGFGHSGMGGSTGFCNIDHNFAISVNLNKMSLGGVTASIVQFVCSELNIPLPAEFSPLVVATPLIN, from the exons ATGGCATGGGGCAGCATATacagaagaagaatgagagtGTTCACCCTGGCTTTAGTGATATACCTGGATTATAAG GCATTAGAACAAAGAGAGAAGTGGATTAGCAAGTCTAAAAGATCAGCCTTATGGGAAAAGGCACATGAACGTAATGCAAAGCGCTCGTTGAGTTTGATTATAGAGTTGGAAGGTTTGTGGGTGAAATTTGGACAGTATTTATCTACTCGAGCAGATGTTATACCTGATGCCTACATACGCCTCCTCAAACAGTTACAGGACTCTCTTCCTCCTCGTCCTTTACAAGAG GTTCGTCAGACCATACAGAAAGAGTTGGGGAAACCAATCAGtgatttgtttacaaacttTGTGGAAGCGCCCTTAGCAACTGCATCT ATAGCCCAAGTGCACCGAGCAACGTTGCTTGATGGAAGGGAGGTGGTTATCAAAGTGCAACACGAGGGCGTAAAGGCAGTTATATTAGAG GACCTGAAGAATGCAAAGGCGGTTGTTGATTGGATAGGCTGGGCAGAGCCGCAGTATGACTTTAATCCCATTATAGATGAATGGTGCCGAGAAGCTCCCAAAGAACTTGATTTCAATCTTGAAGCTG aGAACACCAGGACAGTATCTAGAAATCTTGGCTGCACAAACGAATCGGATGGCAATGAAGTCCTCGGGACTGTGAATGTTTCTATACCGGAAGTTATTCAG TCAACAGAGAAAGTTCTAATTTTAGAGTATATGGACGGTATACGCTTAAATGACGCTGCTGACCTGGAAGCTTATGGTATtgacaaacacaaaattgttGAAGAAATCACACGAGCTTATGCACACCAAATTTATGTTGATGGATTTTTCAATGGCGACCCTCATCCTG GGAATTTTCTCATCAGCAAGGAGCCTCCTCATCGTCCAATTTTGCTCGACTTTGGGCTTACAAAGAAATTACCTTGCACCATGAAACTAGCTCTGGCAAAGATGTTTTTAGCAGCTGCAGAG GGTGACCACGTTGCTCTTCTATCTTCCTTCGCTGAAATGGGACTTAAGTTGCATCTTGATGTGCCAGAGCAAGCAATGGCGGTGACAAATGTATTCTTTCGAGCAGCAACTGCTGCAAAAGAATCACAT GAAACCTTCAAAGCTGCGGCAGAGCAAAGATCGAAGAATCTGAAGgaaatacaagaaaaaatgaaattaaatcatAAGGAGGCTAAACGTTTTAATCCT GTTGATGCATTTCCTAGtgatattataatatttgcaCGGGTCCTTAATCTTCTAAGAG GTCTTTCCTCCTTGATGGATGTTCGCACAGTATATCTAGATATCATGAGACCGTTTGCTGAATATGTTCTACAAGC AAGCATTAGCAAGGAGCCAAATGTAAATGATCAATGGATCTGGAGAACACCTATTCATTCTGATGTGGAAGATAAGCTGAGACAGCTCTTAATCAAGCTGGggaatgagaataaaatacTTGGAATCCAG GTGTGTGCCTACAAAGATGGAGAGGTCATTATTGATACTGCTGCTGGAGTTATGGGTAAATATGATCCTCGTCCAGTTCAACCTGACACTCTTTTTCCAGTGTTCTCTGTGACAAAGGGCATCACAGCTGGAATGTTGCATTGGCTAGTTGATAATGG GAAACTGAAGTTTGAGGAAAATATTGCTAATATTTGGCCGGAATTTGGATCAAATGGTAAAGATATAATAAAG GTCTATCAAGTGCTTAACCACACTTCAGGTCTGCATAATGCCACGGTCAATGTTAGGGAAAATCCTTCGCTAATTTGTGACTGGGACGAATGTTTGAATTGCATGGCTAAATCAGTGCCAGAGACTGAACCTGGCCAGGAGCAGGTGTATCACTATCTATCCTATGGGTGGCTATGTGGTGGAATCATTGAG CACGCAACGGGGAAGAAATTCCAAGAGATTCTTGAAGAAGCATTAGTTAACCCGCTCCATATACAAGGCGAGCTATACATCGGAATCCCTCCCG GAGTTGAATCTCGTCTTGCAACACTAACACCAGATCTTAATGATCTACAAAATATCTCTGGGATCGATCCTTCTGAATTGCCCTCCACCTTCCAGCCAACCATGATTGCGCAGCTTGCCAGTACTCTCGCACCTCTATTTAATATGCTCAATACTCGCCGTGCCGTTATACCTGCTGCCAATGGACATTGCTCGGCCCGCGCACTGGCACGTTATTATGCAGCATTGGCTGGTGGCGGTGTGATACCACCACCGCATTCCTCAGCCTCCCAACCAGCTCTTGGAAGCCACCCTCACATCCCTAAATTTCCCTCCGAGAATTCAAAGAAGCAAAAAGCTTCCAGAACTAAGGACATTCATGCCAACTTAAATAATGACCATCAAAAGAACTTGAATTCTACTGAAACCGACGCCAATGGTGGTCTCTTCAGGAATACAAGCAATACTGGTTATACTAGGCTCCTTGATAACAGCAGCAGTAGCAATGCCAATGATCCCAGCACAAGAGCCGACTCGAGGCATGGAACCACTGCAAAAAAGTTCGTAGGAAAAATGTTCAAAGACCCTAGAATTCATGATGCCTTTTTGGGTATAGGCAAATATGAGAATTTCGCCATTCCAAATGGGAAGTTTGGATTAGGATTCTCAAGGTTGAGATCAGATGAAGGTTCTTTTATTGGTTTTGGCCATTCAGGAATGGGCGGATCCACAGGTTTTTGTAATATTGATCACAATTTTGCCATCTCCGTGAACCTCAACAAAATGTCTCTCGGGGGTGTTACTGCCAGCATAGTTCAGTTCGTTTGTTCCGAGCTGAATATCCCGTTACCAGCCGAATTTTCCCCGCTCGTGGTGGCCACTCCTTTGATTAACTGA
- the LOC111787625 gene encoding uncharacterized protein LOC111787625: MGCTLMATTSILLCTGLAAVLSSTYSIKKPLNDAVYGAHGEFMLALKYVTLLTLFLFSFFCHSLSIRFINQVNILINIPAGATAVTPDYISDLLDKGFLLNTVGNRLFYGALPLLLWIFGPVLVFVCSVSMVPVLYNLDIVCYAAAAGKRNTLAAGEANGDLNNV; this comes from the coding sequence ATGGGATGCACCCTAATGGCCACCACTTCCATTCTTCTCTGTACGGGCTTAGCGGCAGTTCTCAGCAGTACGTACAGCATAAAAAAGCCTTTAAACGACGCCGTTTACGGGGCCCACGGCGAATTCATGTTAGCCCTTAAATACGTGACTTTGCTCACACTAttcctcttctccttcttctgcCATTCCCTCTCCATCAGATTCATAAACCAGGTTAATATTCTGATCAACATTCCCGCCGGCGCCACCGCCGTCACTCCCGATTACATCTCCGATCTCCTCGACAAAGGCTTCCTTCTCAACACCGTCGGAAACCGCCTCTTCTACGGCGCCCTGCCGTTGCTTCTCTGGATTTTTGGCCCTGTTTTGGTCTTCGTTTGCTCTGTTTCCATGGTGCCTGTGCTTTACAATCTCGACATCGTTTGCtacgccgccgccgccgggAAACGGAATACGCTCGCCGCCGGTGAAGCTAACGGTGATCTCAATAATGTTTAG
- the LOC111788181 gene encoding uncharacterized protein LOC111788181, whose protein sequence is MAISKLATLLIFLALVFTHGCADVSVDGEVENIVEVVRSDDSDLSILKIELQELKSKIQTLESNLDEKNQELKRKDEVLAQKEKIISAKLDSISLLESEIASLQKKEKLDAEEQVGKAYARAHELERQVDDLKRQSEILNGEKESWETLANEAEKKTNDASLKLKNFQKIHEEQKTRIRVTEQALEVSKEEMMKAKFEAASKIKELTEVHGAWLPPWLATHYGHFQFFITTRWNEHAKPAIDVVIEKALDKAAQAEKWAEPHVKTVKAKYIPAVKERWLVVKTNVKPHVETLTTKTVEFYKTSKSVITPYAVKSKEAIGPYYLEVKKFSKPYVDQVATVTKPHVEKVRVVLKPYTKKLVHASGKFLESAAVYHQKVQGTVKETLHKHELIRPLATRELEWFAASAILALPIILLFNICSAIFWKKPKKPARNANVHHARRKGKRGHPDK, encoded by the exons ATGGCGATCTCAAAGCTCGCCAcactattaatttttctagCCCTAGTTTTCACGCACGGCTGCGCCGATGTATCGGTTGATGGAGAAGTGGAAAATATAGTTGAAGTCGTTAGATCGGATGATTCCGATCTTTCTATTTTGAAGATCGAACTGCAAGAGCTTAAGTCCAAGATCCAAACGCTTG AATCCAACCTTGATGAAAAAAACCAAGAATTGAAGAGGAAGGATGAGGTATTAGCTCAGAAGGAAAAGATCATTAGCGCCAAGCTAGATAGCATTTCATTGCTTGAAAGCGAGATTGCTTCTCTCCAG aaaaaagagaaactaGACGCTGAGGAGCAGGTTGGGAAGGCGTATGCACGTGCTCATGAATTAGAAAGACAG GTTGATGATCTCAAAAGGCAATCGGAGATACTGAACGGGGAGAAAGAATCCTGGGAAACTCTAGCAAATGAAGCCGAGAAGAAAACGAATGACGCCagtttaaaattgaagaat TTCCAGAAGATTCATGAAGAACAGAAGACTAGAATTCGTGTAACTGAACAGGCTCTTGAAGTGTCTAAG GAAGAGATGATGAAGGCAAAGTTTGAGGCTGCTtcgaaaattaaagaattgaCAGAG GTTCATGGTGCGTGGCTGCCGCCTTGGCTTGCTACACATTATGGCCATTTTCAG TTTTTTATCACAACACGCTGGAATGAGCATGCAAAACCTGCAATTGATGTAGTAATTGAGAAG GCTTTGGATAAGGCAGCACAAGCAGAAAAATGGGCTGAACCCCATGTTAAAACAGTGAAAGCA AAATATATCCCGGCTGTGAAGGAAAGATGGTTGGTTGTAAAAACAAATGTTAAACCACATGTCGAGACTTTAACCACAAAAACTGTTGAATTTTACAAGACGTCAAAGAGTGTGATAACTCCTTATGCAGTTAAATCAAAAGAAGCTATTGGTCCGTACTATCTG GAAGTTAAGAAGTTCAGCAAGCCATATGTTGATCAGGTAGCTACTGTTACAAAACCTCATGTTGAAAAGGTTAGGGTGGTATTGAAGCCCTATACGAAGAAATTAGTTCATGCATCTGGAAAATTTCTAGAATCTGCGGCTGTATACCATCAAAAG GTTCAAGGTACTGTTAAAGAGACTCTTCATAAACACGAATTGATCAGGCCCCTCGCAACTAGAGAGTTGGAATGGTTTGCG GCTTCTGCTATATTGGCTCTTCCTATTATTTTGCTGTTCAACATATGCTCTGCCATTTTCTG gaaaaaaccaaagaaaccTGCTCGAAACGCAAACGTCCACCATGCACGTCGTAAGGGTAAAAGAGGACATCCTGACAAGTAG
- the LOC111788274 gene encoding uncharacterized protein LOC111788274 — translation MVAEWRSCYLDVILVPLGSLISCGYHAWLWHRVRTQPFTTLIGINTNARRFWISTILQDNEKKNILAVQSLRNTIMGCTLMATTSILLCTGLAAVLSSTYSIKKPLNDAVYGAHGEFMLALKYVTLLTLFLFSFFCHSLSIRFINQVNILINIPAGATAVTPDYISDLLDKGFLLNTVGNRLFYGALPLLLWIFGPVLVFVCSVSMVPVLYNLDIVCYAAAAGKRNTLAAGEANGDLNNV, via the exons atggtggCGGAGTGGAGGAGCTGTTATTTGGATGTAATATTGGTTCCTTTGGGGTCATTGATAAGCTGTGGATATCATGCATGGCTTTGGCACCGAGTTCGGACTCAGCCTTTCACAACTCTCATTGGTATTAACACTAATGCTAGGCGTTTTTGGATCTCTACCATTTTACAG GATaatgagaagaagaacatCCTAGCCGTCCAATCACTGAGGAACACGATAATGGGATGCACCCTAATGGCCACCACTTCCATTCTTCTCTGTACGGGCTTAGCGGCAGTTCTCAGCAGTACGTACAGCATAAAAAAGCCTTTAAACGACGCCGTTTACGGGGCCCACGGCGAATTCATGTTAGCCCTTAAATACGTGACTTTGCTCACACTAttcctcttctccttcttctgcCATTCCCTCTCCATCAGATTCATAAACCAGGTTAATATTCTGATCAACATTCCCGCCGGCGCCACCGCCGTCACTCCCGATTACATCTCCGATCTCCTCGACAAAGGCTTCCTTCTCAACACCGTCGGAAACCGCCTCTTCTACGGCGCCCTGCCGTTGCTTCTCTGGATTTTTGGCCCTGTTTTGGTCTTCGTTTGCTCTGTTTCCATGGTGCCTGTGCTTTACAATCTCGACATCGTTTGCtacgccgccgccgccgggAAACGGAATACGCTCGCCGCCGGTGAAGCTAACGGTGATCTCAATAATGTTTAG
- the LOC111788309 gene encoding auxin-responsive protein SAUR32-like has protein sequence MDSKKSNKIRDIVRLQQILKKWRKLANSSKTANRYSGTAAGSGGKSMKFLKRTLSAGCDVSGASVPKGSLAVSVGEEQKRFVIPTQYLGHPAFEILLREAEEEFGFQQTGVLRLPCEVTVFEHVVRLVERKEGDLFGGEEVLSLCSLESLLLTPSHRPQSPMCR, from the coding sequence ATGGATTCAAAGAAGTCTAACAAAATCAGAGACATCGTTAGGCTTCAACAGATCCTGAAGAAGTGGCGGAAGTTGGCGAACTCATCAAAGACGGCGAATAGATACTCCGGCACGGCGGCGGGATCTGGCGGAAAGAGCATGAAGTTTCTGAAGCGGACGCTCTCAGCCGGATGCGATGTTTCCGGCGCGTCCGTACCGAAAGGATCTTTAGCGGTGAGCGTCGGTGAGGAGCAAAAGCGATTTGTGATTCCGACGCAGTACTTAGGGCATCCGGCGTTTGAGATTCTGTTGAGAGAGGCGGAGGAGGAGTTCGGATTTCAACAAACTGGAGTTCTGAGGCTTCCTTGTGAGGTAACGGTGTTTGAACATGTGGTGAGATTGGTGGAGAGGAAGGAGGGAGATTTGTTCGGCGGAGAGGAGGTTTTGAGTCTTTGTTCGTTGGAATCGCTGCTGCTTACGCCGTCGCACCGTCCGCAGAGTCCAATGTGCAGatag